One window from the genome of Leptospiraceae bacterium encodes:
- a CDS encoding anti-sigma factor antagonist (This anti-anti-sigma factor, or anti-sigma factor antagonist, belongs to a family that includes characterized members SpoIIAA, RsbV, RsfA, and RsfB.), whose protein sequence is MKVVDFKVLGEYNKLKSNDRYLMHLLLSFETPSLAEHEDHIPISVVIVIDKSKSMHGEKLESVIEASSALVNWLTRKDYVGIVAYDTHVEVIQPLISLTDKFSVIKKIQGITAGSSTNLSGGWLQGLRMLRDFPDRAIKRVILLTDGMANTGIIHPAELRKIAKEHRELGITTTTMGVGKDFSETLLKDIAMEGGGNFYFIETPEQSSEIFFKEFGNIASLYGQGFEIKVQFSEGISFKELLSEVPHELHHHELILRPGDIRSDDIKSYIIVTEVDGNAAYKQPVLIKAEASFYNLTKNSQFEKIFFDFQPEFESDIDLEAYTNPKVRLETLIASTSKIVMEASRLVAERDLNSAKELLNHMVKRLSDNENLEPNLIQKLIDRLNDMLKNIEENLAVASKKMLAQAYELSEAFYIRTQAKSSKKGIYEVFLQGQLDLYKCPELKNIIKNAIESGYRYFIIDMTDLNYIDSSGIGTLIQISNWLKNRQGLLVITNVQGNVEKIFEITKLNEFFIIKDSLTSGRIYIQELIDQENR, encoded by the coding sequence ATGAAAGTAGTCGATTTCAAAGTCTTAGGAGAATACAATAAATTAAAATCGAATGATCGATATCTCATGCACTTACTTCTCTCTTTCGAAACACCTTCTCTAGCAGAACATGAGGATCATATCCCTATTTCTGTTGTTATTGTGATTGATAAAAGTAAATCCATGCATGGTGAAAAATTAGAATCCGTGATTGAAGCTTCTTCAGCCTTAGTAAACTGGCTTACAAGAAAAGATTATGTTGGTATTGTTGCGTATGACACTCATGTAGAAGTGATTCAACCATTGATTTCTCTTACGGATAAATTTTCAGTCATCAAAAAAATTCAGGGAATTACGGCAGGATCTTCCACAAATCTAAGTGGAGGTTGGCTTCAGGGCTTGCGAATGCTACGGGATTTTCCTGATAGGGCTATTAAACGAGTAATCCTACTCACAGATGGAATGGCAAACACAGGTATCATTCATCCCGCTGAATTACGCAAAATTGCAAAAGAACACAGAGAATTAGGGATTACCACAACCACAATGGGAGTGGGAAAAGACTTTTCTGAAACTTTGCTAAAAGACATTGCTATGGAAGGCGGTGGCAATTTTTACTTCATCGAAACGCCAGAGCAATCAAGTGAGATTTTTTTTAAAGAATTTGGAAACATTGCATCATTATATGGACAGGGTTTTGAAATCAAAGTTCAGTTTTCCGAAGGCATTTCTTTTAAAGAACTACTATCTGAGGTTCCCCATGAGCTCCATCACCATGAACTGATCTTAAGACCAGGGGATATTCGTTCTGATGACATCAAAAGTTATATTATTGTGACAGAAGTTGATGGCAATGCAGCATACAAACAACCTGTACTCATAAAAGCAGAAGCATCGTTTTACAACTTAACTAAAAATTCCCAATTCGAGAAAATTTTTTTTGATTTTCAACCTGAATTCGAAAGCGATATTGATTTAGAAGCATATACAAACCCGAAAGTTCGCTTAGAAACCTTGATTGCTTCTACCTCAAAAATTGTGATGGAAGCCTCTCGATTGGTTGCAGAAAGGGATTTAAATTCTGCAAAAGAATTACTCAATCACATGGTAAAGCGTTTATCAGATAATGAGAATTTGGAACCAAATTTAATCCAAAAATTGATCGATAGACTGAATGACATGCTAAAAAACATTGAAGAAAACTTAGCCGTAGCAAGTAAAAAAATGTTAGCCCAAGCCTATGAGTTATCAGAAGCATTTTACATACGAACACAAGCTAAAAGTTCAAAAAAAGGGATTTATGAAGTTTTTTTACAAGGACAGCTGGATCTTTATAAATGTCCTGAGTTGAAAAACATTATCAAAAATGCAATTGAATCTGGATATCGTTACTTCATAATAGACATGACAGATTTGAATTATATCGATTCTTCTGGTATAGGAACCTTAATTCAAATTTCAAACTGGCTTAAAAACCGACAAGGTCTTTTAGTAATCACAAATGTTCAAGGAAACGTAGAAAAGATCTTTGAAATCACTAAACTAAATGAATTTTTTATCATAAAAGATAGTTTGACATCTGGAAGGATTTATATTCAAGAATTAATTGATCAAGAGAATAGATGA
- a CDS encoding DUF4279 domain-containing protein — MKNWAIFSIKGTGLISEEITKFLEIKPDRVLFDEKEGIESWELISKSSGDESIVKHIEELLEKIYPLRKKIQNLSHRYEIRFICTIQREAMEFIEIPPKYLLILGSLGVKLIIYC; from the coding sequence ATGAAAAACTGGGCTATTTTTTCCATAAAAGGAACAGGTTTAATTTCCGAAGAAATCACGAAGTTTTTAGAAATTAAGCCCGATAGAGTTCTTTTTGATGAAAAAGAAGGTATAGAATCGTGGGAACTCATTAGTAAGTCAAGTGGAGATGAAAGTATCGTTAAGCACATAGAAGAATTATTAGAAAAAATTTATCCTCTTCGAAAAAAAATCCAAAACCTTTCCCACCGATACGAAATTCGTTTCATCTGCACCATCCAACGGGAAGCGATGGAATTTATCGAAATCCCACCAAAATATTTGCTGATTTTGGGTTCTTTGGGTGTTAAATTGATAATCTATTGTTAG
- a CDS encoding glycine--tRNA ligase, protein MQETQKSTIEDSLKEIVSLCKRRGFVYPGSEIYGGLANTFDYGPYGTELLRNIKNEWWKAFVHEREDIVGLDSGIILHPEVWKASGHVDNFNDPLMDCKNCKTRFRADKFFEELFGIDSSRLSFEDIQKIFYEKLEHQELKCPVCGGKEFTEPRQFNLMFETYMGATKGSDIKVYLRPETAQGIFINFKNVVDTCRVRVPFGIAQIGKSFRNEITARQFIFRTREFEQMEMEFFCKPGTQKEWFEYWVDFCLNWLYSLGLRKENLRIRQHTKEELAFYSENTVDIEYQFPFGWGELWGIASRTDYDLRQHVLFSKKNLEYTDPETKEKYIPYVIEPALGVNRLFLAIISDGYYVENPGTKEQRTVLKLSSKLAPVKAGIFPLVKKDGLPEIAKKLYLDLKKHFPVDYDESGSIGKRYYRQDELGTPFCITIDYETKNNQTVTIRFRDTTEQIRISIDQVKNFLQEKMNER, encoded by the coding sequence ATGCAAGAAACTCAAAAATCCACCATTGAAGATAGTCTAAAAGAAATTGTTTCTCTCTGTAAACGAAGGGGTTTTGTTTATCCTGGTTCCGAAATCTATGGCGGTTTAGCAAATACTTTTGATTACGGACCTTATGGAACTGAACTTCTACGAAACATCAAAAACGAATGGTGGAAGGCATTTGTCCACGAAAGAGAAGATATCGTTGGATTGGACTCAGGGATTATCCTACATCCTGAGGTATGGAAAGCCAGTGGGCATGTGGATAATTTCAATGATCCTTTGATGGATTGTAAAAACTGCAAAACCCGTTTTCGTGCAGACAAATTCTTCGAAGAATTGTTTGGCATTGATAGTTCCAGACTTTCTTTTGAAGATATTCAAAAGATCTTTTACGAGAAATTAGAACATCAAGAACTAAAATGTCCTGTATGCGGAGGTAAAGAATTTACCGAGCCACGTCAGTTCAACTTGATGTTCGAAACCTATATGGGAGCTACCAAAGGCTCTGATATCAAAGTATACCTACGTCCAGAAACAGCTCAAGGAATTTTTATTAACTTTAAAAATGTAGTGGATACATGTAGAGTCAGGGTGCCTTTTGGAATAGCTCAGATTGGAAAAAGTTTTCGAAATGAAATCACCGCAAGGCAGTTTATCTTCCGAACAAGAGAATTTGAACAAATGGAAATGGAATTCTTTTGCAAGCCCGGAACTCAAAAAGAATGGTTTGAATACTGGGTGGATTTTTGCTTGAATTGGCTTTATTCTTTAGGATTACGAAAAGAAAATCTACGCATACGACAACACACCAAAGAAGAACTGGCTTTTTACTCCGAAAATACCGTTGACATTGAATACCAATTTCCTTTTGGCTGGGGTGAGTTGTGGGGAATTGCTTCTCGAACAGATTATGATTTGCGTCAACATGTGTTGTTTTCTAAAAAGAACTTAGAATACACTGATCCTGAAACCAAAGAAAAATACATTCCGTATGTCATCGAACCTGCTTTGGGGGTGAATCGTCTGTTCTTGGCGATCATAAGTGATGGATACTACGTCGAAAATCCAGGAACCAAAGAGCAGCGAACTGTGCTAAAGCTGTCTTCGAAGTTGGCACCAGTAAAAGCCGGAATTTTCCCGTTAGTAAAAAAAGATGGTCTTCCTGAGATAGCAAAAAAACTATATTTAGACCTAAAAAAACACTTCCCTGTGGATTATGATGAAAGTGGCTCCATTGGAAAACGCTATTATCGACAAGATGAATTAGGAACCCCTTTTTGTATTACAATTGATTATGAAACAAAAAATAATCAAACTGTCACAATCCGCTTTCGTGATACCACAGAGCAGATTCGAATTTCAATAGATCAAGTAAAGAATTTTCTTCAAGAGAAAATGAACGAACGATAA
- a CDS encoding CPBP family intramembrane metalloprotease, protein MQQNEAYTFRLLVIVVLIVAIFATIFIKILPAKKEITPQEIQLDTRINLFYKMIYFQILLSKGLPKENQITMFQQIQIQIQTLTKHIQPTIEMEIQNYIFFQHFKKQGISNFNYEIQQKVDNPQLKNYIDFLKAIYTENLIWLKNTPYFEEFFQNPLKLPLHKIAVLDFFRLIDPQKEKEYFEKFYQETQPYQFVISVVFLSFIFSSIFGFFFLVKFFSKERPELYGILIRSYSSDKIWIFFEAAVIYLFLYISVQNFLIEFIKKHYNINLLIFQIVYTILIFFIVIVYVINEFGAKHFLHTLWSEVYFYGSSTNASNEEAQEKREDVQTNESSDQNEFFNKLEQTIKEQNLKPKSMIKEFLFGLFAFITIFPISFFILALSFLLTGKTFDLSDAHPISFLFPENFWEVIILAVIIAPITEEILFRNFIYGFFRYKFSIIISSLLSSVIFAGLHPQGAVAIPYLLFLGISLSIIREYRPSIIAPIITHMMVNAFALTTTYLFVETLNF, encoded by the coding sequence ATGCAACAAAATGAAGCATACACCTTTCGATTGCTGGTAATTGTAGTTCTGATTGTTGCCATATTTGCAACGATATTTATAAAAATACTTCCTGCTAAGAAAGAAATAACTCCTCAAGAAATCCAGCTTGATACAAGAATAAATCTTTTCTATAAAATGATTTACTTTCAGATTTTATTATCAAAGGGCTTACCCAAAGAAAATCAAATCACAATGTTTCAACAAATACAGATCCAAATCCAAACCTTAACAAAGCACATTCAACCTACCATCGAAATGGAAATTCAAAACTATATCTTTTTTCAACACTTCAAAAAACAAGGTATTTCAAATTTCAATTACGAAATCCAACAGAAAGTAGACAATCCTCAACTCAAAAACTATATTGATTTTCTTAAAGCTATTTATACAGAAAACTTGATTTGGTTAAAGAATACTCCTTACTTTGAAGAATTTTTTCAAAACCCCTTAAAATTACCTTTGCATAAAATTGCTGTCTTGGATTTTTTTCGATTAATAGATCCACAAAAAGAAAAAGAGTATTTCGAAAAATTTTACCAAGAAACTCAACCCTACCAGTTCGTGATTTCTGTTGTGTTTTTGAGTTTTATTTTTTCTTCGATTTTTGGATTTTTTTTCTTAGTGAAATTCTTTTCAAAAGAAAGACCTGAGCTCTACGGGATACTCATTCGAAGTTACTCAAGTGATAAAATCTGGATTTTCTTTGAAGCTGCTGTGATATATTTGTTTTTATATATTTCAGTTCAGAATTTTTTAATAGAATTTATAAAAAAACACTATAATATCAATTTACTAATTTTTCAAATAGTTTATACCATCCTAATTTTTTTCATAGTGATAGTTTACGTGATCAATGAATTTGGTGCGAAGCATTTTCTGCATACCCTTTGGTCAGAGGTTTATTTTTATGGTTCTTCAACGAACGCTTCTAACGAAGAAGCACAAGAAAAACGAGAAGATGTTCAGACAAACGAAAGCTCCGATCAAAACGAATTTTTCAATAAACTCGAACAAACCATAAAAGAACAAAACCTTAAACCGAAATCCATGATCAAAGAATTTCTTTTTGGTCTATTTGCCTTCATAACAATCTTTCCCATCTCGTTTTTTATTTTAGCTCTTAGTTTTTTACTTACAGGGAAAACTTTTGATTTGAGTGATGCACATCCGATTTCTTTTTTATTTCCTGAAAATTTTTGGGAGGTTATAATCTTAGCAGTAATCATAGCTCCCATCACAGAAGAAATCCTTTTTCGAAATTTTATTTATGGGTTTTTTCGATATAAGTTTTCGATTATCATCTCTTCACTCCTATCTTCTGTGATTTTTGCAGGTTTACATCCACAAGGAGCTGTAGCTATTCCTTATCTTTTGTTTTTGGGGATTAGTTTATCAATCATAAGGGAATATCGTCCCAGTATTATTGCACCAATCATCACCCACATGATGGTGAATGCTTTTGCTTTGACCACTACTTATCTTTTTGTTGAAACTCTGAATTTTTAG
- a CDS encoding SPASM domain-containing protein, whose product MWEANLKDRTLEAILIRNTLSHYDEELVYLFFQKLERLITNLKQKLIRKKFSIIVPQPLPVYLIDDEKNFGFFFDGFEVKIIQATSLKEAVEKIFPDKIEKVPSEEEWIIDIPTDFFLYFEAISPFLEVDDSVQMILEHCTYLAEYSYCDVAIPGFLPVVCNVELAKRITIEGEDFRWNWNELMLKNTQTVDLEIYYLEPDYRKYRIRLDLHSEREQKIVKNIYKKYKNFRYQDLELIITKEIELLRIAPNYVEIEITTKNELKPVIYPHETNSNEMEIETFQKILSDLQEFSLHHAISLSFAGKGDPFLNENFLEFLKLSYESRLFRKVYIETYLTTWKEDILELIQRHPRFFFLIIKLPTLNENLYSKLMGKNLFSKVKKNLLELPKDITIYVEILRIKQVEDELDFIFKEFSQYPHIKPFIGRYFTYGGILEDYSVVDLEPIEKDYCRSLMFHVFIDAKGNVPVCRQDLFCRNKHWNIKEHNLKDIFKIIEKDYYHFLRQEYDEIIPLCRSCKDWFVYLE is encoded by the coding sequence ATGTGGGAAGCAAACCTCAAAGATAGAACCTTAGAAGCCATCCTCATTCGTAATACTCTTTCCCATTATGATGAGGAATTGGTTTATTTGTTTTTTCAAAAATTAGAAAGACTTATCACAAACCTAAAACAAAAACTCATTCGAAAAAAATTCTCCATCATTGTGCCCCAGCCATTACCAGTATACTTGATTGACGACGAAAAAAACTTTGGATTTTTTTTTGATGGATTTGAGGTAAAAATAATTCAAGCTACATCCTTAAAAGAAGCAGTAGAAAAAATTTTTCCCGACAAAATAGAGAAGGTTCCTTCTGAAGAAGAATGGATCATTGATATTCCAACAGATTTTTTTTTATATTTTGAGGCAATCTCTCCTTTTCTTGAGGTAGATGATTCTGTTCAAATGATTTTAGAACATTGCACCTATTTGGCTGAGTATTCTTATTGTGATGTTGCCATACCTGGATTTCTCCCCGTTGTTTGTAATGTGGAATTAGCGAAGCGAATCACGATTGAAGGAGAAGACTTCCGTTGGAACTGGAATGAACTCATGCTCAAAAACACACAAACCGTAGATTTAGAGATCTACTACCTTGAGCCTGATTACAGAAAATATCGGATACGCCTTGACCTTCACTCCGAAAGAGAGCAAAAAATTGTAAAAAATATTTATAAAAAATATAAAAATTTTCGTTATCAGGATTTAGAACTCATAATCACAAAAGAAATTGAACTTCTCAGAATTGCTCCCAATTACGTGGAAATCGAAATCACTACAAAAAACGAACTCAAACCTGTGATTTACCCTCACGAAACGAACTCAAACGAAATGGAAATAGAAACGTTTCAAAAGATACTTTCGGATTTACAAGAATTTTCGTTACATCATGCCATCAGTCTGAGTTTTGCAGGAAAAGGAGATCCTTTTTTGAACGAGAATTTCTTGGAGTTTTTAAAACTTAGCTATGAATCAAGGCTATTTCGTAAAGTCTATATTGAAACCTATCTTACTACTTGGAAAGAAGACATTCTTGAGTTGATTCAAAGACATCCTCGATTTTTTTTTCTCATCATCAAACTTCCAACTCTTAATGAAAATCTCTATTCAAAACTTATGGGGAAAAACCTCTTTTCCAAAGTCAAAAAAAATCTATTGGAACTTCCAAAAGATATAACAATTTACGTAGAAATTTTACGGATCAAACAGGTTGAAGATGAGTTGGATTTTATCTTCAAAGAGTTTTCTCAATATCCCCACATCAAACCTTTTATAGGAAGGTATTTCACATATGGGGGAATTTTAGAAGATTATTCGGTTGTAGATTTAGAACCCATTGAAAAAGATTACTGCCGAAGTTTGATGTTTCATGTTTTTATTGATGCAAAAGGAAATGTTCCTGTTTGTCGGCAGGATCTATTCTGCCGCAATAAACATTGGAATATCAAAGAACACAACTTAAAAGATATATTCAAAATCATTGAAAAAGATTACTATCATTTTCTTAGACAAGAATATGACGAGATCATTCCCCTTTGTCGTAGTTGCAAAGACTGGTTTGTATATCTGGAATGA
- a CDS encoding peptidyl-prolyl cis-trans isomerase, giving the protein MKLLSLILITVLFFSCTQQKKKASKKIEIPESELGEKLNTIVYVVGKKAITQYDIERVKKLVNFINKTEYRNQTPESFLIEKAIIEQIAEEEVIIVNDERLRTEIEKRRQNANFPTLDEFKAFVEKETQLSFEEWKEVLRYQILKQILLQIKVSIPQPEEREIEEFYKKHQKQIGLEVLYREIIFPRTNTIAEEKRIFDIAKEVHNQITKNPQSFPEVARNLPENVSRFRFGGGLRFWTSITDVASEDPIIAGAIYNLPVGSISPIFKNQFGQYTILKIEGKRPTPIEKVREIIRMRLFYEKSEESFQQWLNEQKQKYVIQKLG; this is encoded by the coding sequence ATGAAGCTACTTAGTCTGATTTTAATCACTGTTTTGTTTTTTTCATGCACCCAACAGAAAAAAAAAGCAAGTAAAAAAATCGAAATACCCGAGTCTGAACTGGGAGAAAAACTCAATACCATTGTTTACGTCGTAGGGAAAAAAGCTATCACCCAATATGATATAGAGCGAGTGAAAAAACTTGTAAACTTCATCAATAAAACCGAATACCGAAACCAAACCCCCGAAAGTTTTTTGATTGAAAAAGCCATCATCGAACAGATAGCCGAAGAAGAAGTCATCATTGTAAACGATGAACGACTCAGAACCGAGATTGAAAAGCGAAGACAAAATGCAAATTTTCCAACCTTAGATGAATTTAAAGCCTTTGTTGAAAAGGAAACTCAGCTTTCTTTTGAAGAATGGAAAGAAGTTTTACGTTATCAAATCTTAAAGCAAATCTTGCTTCAAATCAAGGTTTCTATACCCCAACCAGAAGAACGAGAAATAGAAGAATTTTATAAAAAACACCAAAAACAAATAGGACTGGAAGTTTTATATAGAGAAATCATTTTCCCGAGAACCAATACCATCGCAGAAGAAAAAAGAATTTTTGACATTGCAAAAGAGGTCCATAATCAAATAACAAAAAACCCACAGAGTTTTCCCGAGGTTGCAAGGAATTTACCTGAGAATGTCTCCCGATTTCGTTTTGGTGGAGGATTACGTTTCTGGACATCCATCACTGATGTTGCCTCAGAGGATCCCATCATTGCTGGAGCTATTTATAATCTACCTGTGGGAAGTATTTCGCCAATCTTCAAGAATCAATTTGGTCAATACACAATCTTAAAAATCGAAGGGAAAAGACCCACCCCAATTGAAAAAGTTCGAGAAATCATACGCATGCGTCTTTTTTACGAAAAATCCGAGGAAAGTTTCCAACAATGGCTAAATGAACAAAAACAAAAGTATGTTATTCAAAAACTTGGATAA
- a CDS encoding DUF3187 family protein, whose translation MITLRPTLLPVWYPNRDFFSLGISLKNIWSHQYERFTIDGEEFEFLLHTHKVVKKHFFGIKISFKNQSGGFLDHSIETFHQILGITQQHRKKFPKNKLQISYEPLGGLYQFYDYYPIIKNIRRSYPRLYPRKSFDPPKLIPLEIIPWKNRSYVRFENFFLPLEVIHRESQEFSAFDNPIFYYYFELFESSRRKLYIGSNVKIPAKNQFNYFYSAGWDGNIFLSILQSYSKGEFLVGISYNYYEYSKFEDLQISKHQWSIRIQGNFNNENKNYFLEYVFFSKPIINMGRLAEDGHFLAIGKKINNSSYTTTLAIIENFYRYAISPDIGIYISFEVPMNT comes from the coding sequence TTGATAACTTTACGACCTACTTTGTTACCTGTTTGGTATCCCAATAGGGATTTTTTTTCTTTAGGGATTTCTTTAAAAAACATTTGGTCCCATCAATATGAACGATTCACTATTGATGGTGAAGAGTTTGAATTCCTTCTTCATACCCATAAGGTAGTCAAAAAACATTTCTTCGGAATCAAGATAAGTTTCAAAAATCAAAGTGGTGGTTTTTTAGATCATAGCATCGAAACCTTTCATCAAATTCTTGGGATAACCCAGCAACATCGAAAAAAATTTCCGAAAAACAAACTTCAAATCAGCTATGAACCTTTGGGAGGACTTTATCAATTTTACGATTATTATCCCATTATCAAAAACATAAGACGATCCTATCCAAGACTATACCCGAGAAAAAGCTTTGATCCACCAAAACTTATTCCATTAGAGATCATACCATGGAAAAATAGAAGCTATGTTCGGTTCGAAAATTTTTTTCTCCCTCTCGAGGTTATCCACCGAGAAAGCCAAGAATTCAGTGCTTTTGATAATCCTATTTTTTATTATTATTTTGAACTCTTCGAAAGTTCCCGAAGAAAATTATACATTGGTTCCAACGTAAAGATACCTGCAAAAAATCAATTTAATTATTTTTATTCAGCAGGATGGGATGGGAATATTTTTCTTTCGATTTTACAATCTTATTCAAAAGGCGAATTTCTGGTTGGGATTTCTTACAATTACTATGAATACTCTAAGTTTGAGGATCTCCAAATATCCAAACATCAATGGAGTATCAGAATTCAAGGAAATTTTAATAACGAAAACAAAAACTATTTTTTGGAATATGTATTTTTCAGTAAACCCATCATCAACATGGGACGTCTTGCAGAAGATGGACACTTCTTAGCAATTGGAAAAAAAATCAATAATAGTTCCTATACTACCACGTTGGCGATTATTGAAAACTTTTACCGCTATGCCATAAGTCCTGACATCGGAATTTATATTTCTTTCGAAGTTCCAATGAATACTTAA
- a CDS encoding aldolase/citrate lyase family protein — MLHPNEALFPGEKPFPIIPSCEHFAGNEKMILKAFGFQKEKGPVFDITMDLEDGAPKGQEKEYAELFVRLLNSPENEFKMAGVRIHDYTHKEFWKQDAEIIIKGAGDVVSYITIPKPTSVEQVREMIEYIQELCDKIGLKREIPIHCLIETHGALRDVEKIAQLPWMQVLDFGLMDFIAGHFGAIPLSNMKSPGQFEHELIRRAKSQVVAVALANGLVPSHNVTLDLKNYEQTKKDAEIARYKFGFLRMWSIYPTQIDAIVEAMKPDLSEVDRAVKILIAAQDANWGPIQFEGELHDRATYRSFWTLVQRARVSGISLPAEAIKRWFS; from the coding sequence ATGCTTCATCCCAACGAGGCACTATTTCCTGGTGAAAAACCATTCCCTATCATTCCGAGTTGTGAACATTTTGCTGGAAACGAAAAAATGATCTTAAAGGCATTTGGATTTCAAAAAGAAAAAGGTCCCGTTTTTGACATTACAATGGATCTTGAAGATGGTGCACCTAAAGGACAAGAAAAAGAATACGCAGAATTATTTGTTCGACTTTTAAATTCACCTGAAAATGAATTCAAAATGGCTGGGGTTCGCATTCATGACTATACCCACAAAGAATTTTGGAAACAAGATGCGGAAATTATTATCAAAGGGGCAGGAGATGTAGTTTCCTATATCACAATTCCCAAACCTACTTCTGTTGAACAGGTCCGAGAAATGATTGAATACATCCAAGAACTTTGCGACAAGATCGGACTCAAAAGAGAAATTCCCATCCACTGCCTAATCGAAACCCACGGAGCTCTAAGGGATGTAGAAAAAATTGCTCAACTACCTTGGATGCAAGTTTTAGATTTCGGATTGATGGATTTTATCGCAGGTCATTTTGGAGCTATTCCATTATCCAACATGAAAAGTCCAGGACAGTTTGAACATGAACTAATTCGTCGAGCAAAATCTCAAGTAGTTGCGGTAGCATTAGCAAACGGACTGGTGCCATCTCACAACGTAACTTTGGATCTCAAAAACTACGAGCAAACCAAAAAAGATGCAGAAATTGCCAGATACAAGTTTGGATTCTTGAGGATGTGGTCCATCTATCCAACCCAGATTGATGCCATTGTAGAAGCCATGAAGCCTGATCTTTCCGAAGTGGATCGTGCCGTAAAAATTTTAATCGCTGCACAAGATGCAAACTGGGGTCCTATACAATTTGAAGGAGAACTACACGATAGAGCTACATATCGAAGTTTCTGGACCTTAGTTCAAAGGGCAAGGGTTTCGGGGATTTCTCTTCCAGCCGAAGCCATTAAACGTTGGTTTAGTTAA
- the carA gene encoding glutamine-hydrolyzing carbamoyl-phosphate synthase small subunit: MKLLQKRKAILVLENGDYFVGNLFGYPKVALGEVCFNTSMAGYQEILTDPSYYGQIVVMTYPMIGNYGINKEYSQSEKIQCFGFVVKQLIKKPSNFYSEMTLEEFLIQHQTPGLERIDTRRLVLTLRTKGVMRGGIFPDEGELKPHMLEQVHSIPEMSGLDLTKYVTTKKAYRFSQQEKKHKIAVLDFGVKTNILRYLDEAGFEVHVFPSDVKPEEIQHFDCYFLSNGPGDPAAVTYAIENVKVLLSYQKPLFGICLGHQILGLARGWKTFKLKFGHRGGNQPVMDIRTKKVEITAQNHGFAVETKEEQELNIIYVNLNDQTIEGFQDKILPILSVQHHPEASPGPNDAKHIFKDFYEMVERFYEAT, from the coding sequence ATGAAACTCCTCCAAAAAAGAAAGGCTATTCTTGTTTTAGAAAATGGAGATTATTTTGTTGGAAATCTATTTGGCTATCCTAAAGTAGCTTTAGGAGAAGTATGCTTTAATACCTCAATGGCTGGGTATCAAGAAATCCTTACAGATCCTTCTTACTACGGGCAAATTGTCGTGATGACCTACCCAATGATCGGAAATTATGGAATCAACAAAGAATACTCCCAGTCAGAAAAGATTCAATGTTTTGGATTTGTAGTGAAGCAACTTATCAAGAAACCTTCAAACTTCTACTCAGAAATGACTTTGGAGGAATTTCTTATACAACACCAAACCCCAGGCTTAGAAAGAATTGATACCCGAAGATTGGTCTTAACTCTACGAACCAAAGGTGTGATGCGTGGCGGAATTTTCCCCGATGAGGGAGAATTAAAACCTCATATGTTAGAGCAAGTTCATTCCATCCCAGAAATGAGTGGCCTGGATTTGACAAAATACGTAACCACTAAAAAAGCTTATCGTTTTTCTCAGCAAGAAAAAAAGCACAAGATTGCAGTGTTGGACTTTGGAGTAAAAACAAACATTTTGAGGTACTTAGACGAAGCTGGTTTTGAGGTTCATGTTTTTCCTTCCGATGTGAAGCCAGAAGAAATCCAGCATTTCGACTGCTATTTTTTATCGAATGGACCGGGTGATCCTGCCGCTGTTACTTACGCAATCGAAAACGTAAAAGTTCTTCTTTCTTATCAAAAGCCACTTTTTGGCATTTGCTTGGGGCATCAAATTCTGGGACTGGCTCGAGGTTGGAAAACCTTTAAGCTGAAATTCGGACATCGAGGAGGAAACCAACCTGTGATGGATATTCGAACCAAAAAAGTCGAAATCACTGCCCAAAATCATGGATTCGCCGTAGAAACCAAAGAAGAACAAGAACTAAATATTATCTACGTAAATCTGAACGATCAAACCATTGAAGGTTTTCAAGATAAAATTTTACCCATTCTAAGTGTTCAACATCATCCCGAAGCAAGTCCAGGACCAAACGATGCAAAACATATCTTCAAAGACTTTTATGAAATGGTGGAACGATTTTATGAAGCTACTTAG